From the Spirochaetaceae bacterium genome, the window ATGGGGCGCCGGATCCTACACCACCATGCCGGTCGGCGAAGCCCGCGACCGCCTGGGGATCAGCGCTCGCTGCACCGACTCCCACTCGGTGGGCAGCGTGCTTGACCGGCTGTAGCCGCGGCGCGCCCATCGACGAGGCCGCCGGTGGCCTACCCTCTGCGCGCGACTGCGCCGGCGGCACCGACGGACCGGCGCGGGCCGGAGCGACGCCCGGCACTCCGGGAGACCGGCGACCATGATGCACGGTCGTCGTGTCCGGCGCACCGCCCGCGTGCCTGACAACCGCACGCCGATTGCACGCGGTGACCGCGGTCCGACCCGCGTTACCCGCATGGGTGCAGCCGCTGCCGCCGTGCGCGGCGGCAGCGTCGAGCGCACCAGCCGATAGCAGTGCCGATCAAGTACGAACTGGAGACGATCCCGGTGTGGGATGCGTACCGGGCCGGGAGCGAGTGCCCGTTGTGCCTGCTGCTGCGGCGCGCGGAGGCGGAGTTCGTGCGCTTCTACGTCGGCCACTCGGTGATGGTGCCGGAGATGCGCGTGCAGGTGAACGACGCCGGCTTCTGCCGCGTCCACTTCCCGATGCTGCTCGACGGCGGCAACCGCCTCGGGCTCGCCCTGATCACCCACACCCACCTCGGCGAGCTGCGCAAGAAGCTGGAACGGCACCTGCTCGCCGGCAAGAGCGGCGGCGCCCTGAAGAAGGAATTGATCCGCCTGTCGGCGCTGGTGGACGAACAGCTCGACCGCTGCCTGATCTGCGACCGGCTGCGCGACCGCTTCCTGCGCTACGCCTATACCATCGTGCACCTGTGGCGGACCGACGCGGACTTCCGCGCCGAGTTCCTGGCCTCCCGAGGGTTTTGCCTGGACCATCTGCAGGGCGTATTGGCGATGGCGCGGGAGACGCTTGCGGTGGCGCGGCTACCGGCCTTCGTTGCCGAGACGGCGGAGGTGCAGGGACGTGCCTGGGACCGCCTGGAGGGGGAGCTGCTCGCCTTCACCGGCAAGTTCGACTACCGCGCTTCCGGCCCCACCCGTGCCGCGACCAGGCGCTCGGTCGCCGACGCCATCGCCAAGCTGACCGGCGCCGACCCCGGCCGGCGCGGCGCGCGCGGGGCGAGCGAAGCAGCGGACCAGGAGTCGTAGGCCGGCTGGGCCGCGAGCGGCGCCGAGGGCGATGAGCTTCGGGGCACTCCTAACGCAGGACGGGACGCAGGCTGGCGACGCTGGCGATGCGCTCACGACGCGGCCGGGACGATGCTGCCGGCTCGACTCGGCGGGCGGTTCGGGCGGCCAGCGATCCGCCCAGGGAGCGGCGAGCCGAGGTGGCAAGCATCTCGCCCGCTTTCGTGGCTTGCCCGTGCAGGTTCAGGCGGTGCGCGATGGCCGCGAGACGAAGCTGCAGTTCCGGTGTCTCCGGCCGATCGCGCAGGCGATCGGGCAATACCAGCGCGACCATTCCGGTTTCGCTGGTCATCAGCAGGTGGCAGCCCGGGTGCACTTCTTCGCGGGCGCACAGCAACGCCCGATGGCCCACTTCGGCCGGTACGAGGGCAGTCTGGACATTCGGCTTGGTCGATTCGTGCATTTCCCTTCAGCTTTCAGTATCGGCCCACCGCACCGTTGGTTTGAGCCGCGGGGTCGCGGACTTGACGCCGCCGCCAGCCGTGCTATGCTGACGACTGCGCTACTCGTCCGGCACGTGCCCTCCACGCTGAGCAACGGCGAAAGTCGTACCCGCGGGGGGAGCGTCCTTGAGACGACCGCGTTGCACGTCGCCGCCCTTGCACGGTCAGAGAGGAGGGCTCGGCCGGCGACCCCTCCCGTCCTCTCTTACGACAAGGAGCGAAATGTGAGAATGATCGCATTTGCCTTGAACAGGGTGCTCGTGGTGCTGGCTGTGCTGGCGCTGGCCGCGGGCATGGCGTGGGCCGCCGCGGAAGCGGAGGAGGCCGCCGGCATGGAGAAGGAGATGGTGCTCGATCCCACCACCGGGGCGATGGTTACCGCACCCGAGTATGGCGGCACCCTCACCTACGCCCTGCGCGGCGATCCACCCAACCCCGATACCTTCTACCGCCACCCGCCGGCGATGGTCGCGGCGCTCGTGGTGGAGAAGCTGGGCATGGCCGACATGGGGGTGGACCGCAACTACTTCGACTTCCGCACCAACTACCTGCCCGACGACATCGTGGTGGGCCGGCTGGCGGAGAGCTGGGAGCAGCCCGATTCCACCACGGTGGTGTTCAACATCCGCTCCGGCGTGCACTGGCACGACAAGGCGCCGATGAACGGCCGCGAGCTCACCGCGGAGGACGTGGTGTTCAACTTCCACCGCTACCTTGGCCTCGGCAGCGGCTTCACGGAGGTGCCGGAGGGCGTGGCCGGGGTGGCTCCGCCGCTCACCAAGGGCGGCATCACGGCGGTTTCCGCCGACGGCAACCAGGTGATCTTCACGCTGGATGCGCCCAATCTGGACATCGTCAAGACCCTGCTGATCCAGAACATCGCCTTCATCTACCCGCCCGAGGTGATCATGGAGCACGGCGACGTGGCCGACTGGCGCAACCTGGTCGGCACCGGGCCGTTCGAGCTGGTCGACTGGGTGGAGGCAAGCTCGGTGACCTTCAACAAGGCCCCCAACTACTGGAAGCACGATGAGCGCTTCCCGGACAACCGGCTTCCCTACGTGGACGAGTTGGTCGCCCTGGTGATGCCGGAGCCGCAGACCCGCGTGGCGGCGTTGCGCTCGGGCAAGGTCGACTTCATCGGCTACTCCGGCAGCTCGCAGATCAACGGTATCGACCTGGTGGAGAGCATCAAGAAGTCCAACCCCGACATCGTGCTGCAGCCCTACTCCTACCGATCCGAGCATTCGCCGATCATCAACGTCAACCGGCCGCCGTTCGACGACGTGCGGGTGCGCCACGCGCTGCAGATGGCGCTGGACATCGAGGGCTGGGGCGAGACCTATTTCAAGGGCTACGCCAGCCTCAGGCCGCAGGGCTGGCTCGGCGACGGCCTGACCGGCTATGCGAGCACCTGGGACGACTGGCCGGACGAGATCAAGGGCTACTACTCCTACGATCCGGAGGGCGCCGAGGCGCTGCTCGACGCGGCCGGCCTGCCGCGCGGGGACGACGGCACCCGGTTCAAGCTGGAGTTCATGATCGGCGCCGGCGACGATCGCGGCTGGAAGGAGCTGATCGCCGACGGCTGGCGCAAGGTGGGCATCGACGTGACCATAGTGGTGCCGGACGGCGCCGAAATGGGCCAGCGCACCTCCGCCCTGGAATACGACATCCGGTCCGGCATCTCCGGCTACGAGTGGAACCCGATCGGGCAACTGCTGCACTGGACCACGAATCCCGGCGCCTGGAATCCTTCCGGCTTCGCCGACCCGGTGTACGACGCCATGGTGGCAGAGGTGCAGGCCGCCACCACGCTGGAGGAGCGCCAACGGCTGGCGCGCAAGGCCGCGCAGTTCCTGGTCGACGGACACTGGGTGATCTGGGGCGCACGCGTGCCGGCCTTCAGCGCCCACTGGCCCTGGGTCAAGGGCTTCAACGGCGAGAGCGAGGCGGGCGACATGGACCGCGCCCTGCTGTTCTCGCGCATGTGGCTCGACCAGGATCTGAAGAAGGAACTGGGCTTCTAAACGGAAGCTCTGTCGACTGGTGCTGACGGTGGGATGGCGGCGGCGTTCCGTCATCCCACTTCTTTTTCCTAATGCTGTCAGGATGGGGATGGTGACATGCGGGCATACGTGATCCGGCGCATACTGCTCATGATTCCCACCCTGTTCATTCTCTCCGTCCTGGTGTTCATGTCCGTGCGCTTCATTCCCGGCGACGTGATCGACATGATGATGCAGCAGATGATGCTGTCGGGCGCCCTGCTCGACATGGACCGCGAGGCGTTCGAGCGCGTCCTGGGGCTGGACCGGCCGATCTACGTGCAGTACGCCGACTGGATCGCCGGCATACTGGTGCGCGGCACGCTCGGCGAGTCGCTGATGCACGAGTTCACCATCGAGCAGCGCATCCTGGGACGGCTGCCGGTGACGCTGGAACTCGGCCTGCTGGCCATCCTGATCGGCTGGGCGATCGCGCTGCCGGTGGGGATCTACTCCGCGGTGCGCCGCGACGGGGTGGCCGACTACGCCGGGCGCTCGGCGGCGATCATCGGGCTGGCCACGCCCAACTTCTGGCTCGGCATCATGGTGATGGTCTACCCCGCCATCTGGTGGGGCTGGTCGCCGCCGTTGCGGCTGGTGCGGTTCATCGACAACCCGCCGGGCAACCTGGCGAT encodes:
- a CDS encoding DUF6062 family protein, coding for MPIKYELETIPVWDAYRAGSECPLCLLLRRAEAEFVRFYVGHSVMVPEMRVQVNDAGFCRVHFPMLLDGGNRLGLALITHTHLGELRKKLERHLLAGKSGGALKKELIRLSALVDEQLDRCLICDRLRDRFLRYAYTIVHLWRTDADFRAEFLASRGFCLDHLQGVLAMARETLAVARLPAFVAETAEVQGRAWDRLEGELLAFTGKFDYRASGPTRAATRRSVADAIAKLTGADPGRRGARGASEAADQES
- a CDS encoding ABC transporter permease, which codes for MRAYVIRRILLMIPTLFILSVLVFMSVRFIPGDVIDMMMQQMMLSGALLDMDREAFERVLGLDRPIYVQYADWIAGILVRGTLGESLMHEFTIEQRILGRLPVTLELGLLAILIGWAIALPVGIYSAVRRDGVADYAGRSAAIIGLATPNFWLGIMVMVYPAIWWGWSPPLRLVRFIDNPPGNLAMFLIPSLILGTGSAAGLMRMTRTMMLEVLRQDYIRTAWSKGLRERVVVVRHAIKNGMIPIVTIIGMQLPILVGGSVIIENIFNLPGLGRLMVLALQERDYPVVQGVNLMFGSVVIANNLLIDLVYASLDPRIRYR
- a CDS encoding ABC transporter substrate-binding protein, which gives rise to MIAFALNRVLVVLAVLALAAGMAWAAAEAEEAAGMEKEMVLDPTTGAMVTAPEYGGTLTYALRGDPPNPDTFYRHPPAMVAALVVEKLGMADMGVDRNYFDFRTNYLPDDIVVGRLAESWEQPDSTTVVFNIRSGVHWHDKAPMNGRELTAEDVVFNFHRYLGLGSGFTEVPEGVAGVAPPLTKGGITAVSADGNQVIFTLDAPNLDIVKTLLIQNIAFIYPPEVIMEHGDVADWRNLVGTGPFELVDWVEASSVTFNKAPNYWKHDERFPDNRLPYVDELVALVMPEPQTRVAALRSGKVDFIGYSGSSQINGIDLVESIKKSNPDIVLQPYSYRSEHSPIINVNRPPFDDVRVRHALQMALDIEGWGETYFKGYASLRPQGWLGDGLTGYASTWDDWPDEIKGYYSYDPEGAEALLDAAGLPRGDDGTRFKLEFMIGAGDDRGWKELIADGWRKVGIDVTIVVPDGAEMGQRTSALEYDIRSGISGYEWNPIGQLLHWTTNPGAWNPSGFADPVYDAMVAEVQAATTLEERQRLARKAAQFLVDGHWVIWGARVPAFSAHWPWVKGFNGESEAGDMDRALLFSRMWLDQDLKKELGF